A genomic segment from Polyangium mundeleinium encodes:
- a CDS encoding serine/threonine-protein kinase has protein sequence MVSDEAGPGPRLLTGASVTADFVRVERTLPPGQVAASSSAPAERDAPSEATFLPGGFLKHYEIIRKLGEGGMGVVLLARDTKLGRLVAIKLLRDRGQATSRLLAEARATALCKHESIVVLYDVDETDGHPYMVLEYLEGRTLREVLSSGPRGSSRALPKGLALDIVTSVLRALIAAHERGVVHRDLKPENIMILDAGGIKVLDFGLARRGDGLEPIDGGTLAYMAPEQWSGEEVDARADLWAVGVLLYELLAGAHPLAPLTRERAESVSDLDVPMPRLCDVMPELSALSDVVDRCLRKRKEERFASADELLAALTPLREGRKLLALAEGELPSAGLCGARLLLLEVGGLPGAVTVEFVHASSIERWPRLARWLDESTADAEFMARQRAAASQWRAEARRRRQRSIAGAFVVLGIVSVLVFFLAMRAQAQARRADASGLHGGMPVYAAAKFEPSHATGAR, from the coding sequence GTGGTCTCTGATGAAGCAGGACCCGGCCCCCGTCTCCTGACGGGCGCGAGCGTCACCGCGGACTTCGTTCGTGTCGAGCGGACATTGCCCCCGGGGCAGGTTGCTGCCTCGTCCTCCGCGCCCGCCGAGCGAGACGCGCCCTCCGAGGCCACGTTTTTGCCCGGCGGGTTCCTCAAGCACTACGAGATTATCCGCAAGCTCGGCGAAGGCGGCATGGGGGTCGTGTTGCTCGCGCGGGACACCAAGCTCGGGCGCCTCGTCGCCATCAAGCTCCTTCGGGATCGCGGACAGGCGACCTCGCGCTTGCTCGCCGAGGCCAGGGCCACCGCGCTCTGCAAGCACGAGAGCATCGTGGTCCTTTACGACGTCGACGAGACCGACGGGCATCCGTACATGGTCCTCGAATACCTCGAAGGCCGCACGCTGCGGGAGGTCCTGTCCTCGGGGCCCCGTGGATCGAGCCGTGCGCTCCCCAAGGGCCTCGCGCTCGACATCGTGACGTCGGTCCTCCGCGCGCTCATCGCTGCGCACGAGCGCGGCGTCGTCCACCGTGACCTCAAGCCCGAGAACATCATGATCCTCGATGCCGGGGGGATCAAAGTGCTGGATTTCGGGCTGGCGCGGCGCGGGGACGGCCTGGAGCCGATCGATGGCGGCACGCTCGCGTACATGGCGCCCGAGCAATGGAGCGGCGAGGAGGTCGACGCGCGCGCCGATCTATGGGCGGTCGGCGTCCTGCTGTACGAACTGCTTGCAGGCGCGCATCCGCTCGCGCCGCTCACGCGGGAGCGGGCCGAGAGCGTCTCCGACTTGGATGTGCCCATGCCCAGGCTCTGCGACGTCATGCCCGAGCTTTCTGCGCTCTCGGACGTCGTCGACCGCTGCTTGCGCAAGCGAAAGGAGGAGCGATTCGCATCGGCGGACGAACTGCTCGCCGCGCTCACGCCCCTGCGCGAAGGGCGAAAGCTCCTCGCGCTCGCCGAGGGCGAGCTGCCGTCCGCAGGGCTCTGCGGCGCGAGGCTTTTGCTCCTCGAGGTCGGCGGCCTTCCGGGCGCAGTGACGGTGGAGTTCGTCCACGCGTCGAGCATCGAGCGCTGGCCGAGGCTCGCGCGGTGGCTCGACGAGAGCACGGCGGACGCCGAGTTCATGGCCAGGCAGCGCGCCGCTGCGTCGCAATGGCGGGCGGAGGCGCGGCGGAGGCGACAGCGCTCGATCGCCGGGGCGTTCGTGGTTCTCGGCATCGTGTCGGTCCTCGTGTTTTTCCTGGCCATGCGCGCCCAGGCCCAGGCCCGGCGCGCGGACGCCTCGGGCCTCCATGGGGGGATGCCGGTCTACGCGGCGGCGAAGTTCGAGCCCAGCCACGCGACGGGCGCGCGATGA
- a CDS encoding AI-2E family transporter, which translates to MDTRVPSRSDALLQLAAFVVVVAALHAAASVLVPIMMALLLAVVSAPPLTWLEKRRVPEPVAATLVLLANIAVLSAGASVVAGSATEFGEAVPRYQARLDIIAADLTTWLRAHNVHVPRGAITQMVSPGTVLSFGAGMIRDLAGLVSNIFIVLLILGFMLFESRTFSRKLRALAGARGGYVGLFPGIVGDVQNYLFIKTVVSIAVGLLAGLIVYVLGVDFALLWGLVAFLLNYIPNVGAIIAGAPPVFFALLSHGPGRALAVSAGFLVVHTVLGNILEPAWMGRRLGLSATVVFLSLLFWGWLWGPAGMFLSVPLTMVARILLEGSEKTRWMAMLLDSSAPADTPVDPPSAPASVKAAPVAEEPKDDERA; encoded by the coding sequence TTGGACACCCGCGTCCCGTCTCGCTCCGACGCCCTCTTGCAGCTCGCCGCCTTCGTGGTCGTCGTCGCGGCCCTCCACGCGGCCGCGAGCGTGCTCGTGCCGATCATGATGGCGCTCCTGCTCGCCGTCGTCAGCGCCCCGCCGCTCACGTGGCTCGAGAAGCGGCGCGTCCCCGAGCCCGTCGCCGCCACCCTCGTCCTGCTCGCGAACATCGCCGTCCTCAGCGCCGGCGCCTCCGTCGTCGCGGGCTCGGCGACCGAGTTCGGCGAGGCCGTGCCCCGCTACCAGGCCCGGCTCGACATCATCGCCGCGGACCTCACGACCTGGCTGCGCGCGCACAACGTCCACGTCCCGAGAGGCGCGATCACGCAGATGGTCTCGCCCGGCACCGTGCTCTCGTTCGGCGCCGGGATGATCCGGGATCTCGCGGGGCTCGTCTCGAACATCTTCATCGTCCTCTTGATCCTCGGCTTCATGCTCTTCGAGTCGCGCACGTTCTCGCGCAAGCTCCGCGCCCTCGCGGGGGCGCGCGGCGGCTACGTGGGGCTCTTCCCCGGGATCGTGGGCGACGTGCAGAACTACCTGTTCATCAAGACCGTCGTCAGCATCGCGGTCGGCCTCCTCGCGGGCCTCATCGTCTACGTCCTCGGTGTGGATTTCGCGCTGCTCTGGGGCCTCGTCGCGTTCCTCTTGAACTACATCCCCAACGTGGGCGCGATCATCGCCGGGGCGCCGCCGGTCTTCTTCGCGCTCCTCTCGCACGGCCCGGGGCGGGCGCTGGCCGTCTCGGCCGGGTTTCTCGTGGTGCACACGGTGCTCGGCAACATCCTCGAACCTGCGTGGATGGGGCGCAGGCTCGGGTTGTCGGCGACCGTGGTCTTCCTCTCCCTCCTGTTCTGGGGGTGGCTATGGGGCCCGGCCGGCATGTTCCTCTCGGTGCCCCTCACGATGGTGGCGCGGATCCTCCTCGAAGGGAGCGAAAAGACGCGCTGGATGGCCATGCTACTCGATTCGAGCGCGCCCGCCGATACGCCGGTCGATCCGCCGAGCGCGCCGGCGAGCGTCAAGGCCGCGCCCGTCGCGGAGGAGCCAAAGGACGATGAGCGAGCGTGA
- a CDS encoding MopE-related protein produces MGERYLVGWAAMVSVGLLVGAASCARGTTSPVVEEIFLGSGGGGGSGGGGGSGGAGGSGSVGGGGSGSMGGGGDACVPEVCNGVDDDCDGVIDEESPGVGDECNTSAPGVCSAGELVCHGKTGLVCVQTASPSVEVCDGLDNNCNGAIDEDNPGGGEACDTGNLGACAAGIRTCTAGALSCTSMATPQAEMCGNLVDDNCDGVVDDGCSAGPPACAHDPCTPGDELDPLCDPCVNAVCLIDKTCCKSSWDVFCVGTAQIHCACP; encoded by the coding sequence ATGGGCGAGCGGTATCTCGTGGGATGGGCGGCGATGGTTTCCGTGGGGCTCCTCGTGGGGGCCGCCAGTTGCGCGCGGGGGACGACATCACCCGTCGTGGAGGAAATCTTCCTTGGCAGCGGAGGCGGAGGCGGGAGCGGGGGCGGAGGCGGGAGCGGAGGCGCGGGCGGAAGCGGAAGCGTGGGCGGCGGCGGAAGCGGGAGCATGGGCGGCGGCGGCGATGCGTGCGTCCCCGAGGTTTGCAACGGCGTCGACGACGACTGCGACGGCGTGATCGACGAGGAGAGCCCGGGCGTCGGCGACGAATGCAACACGAGCGCGCCGGGCGTGTGCAGCGCGGGCGAGCTCGTTTGCCATGGCAAAACGGGGCTCGTTTGCGTCCAGACGGCCTCGCCTTCCGTCGAGGTCTGCGACGGCCTCGACAACAACTGCAACGGCGCAATTGACGAGGACAACCCCGGCGGCGGCGAAGCGTGCGACACGGGCAACCTCGGCGCGTGCGCAGCGGGCATCCGCACGTGCACCGCGGGCGCGCTCTCGTGCACGTCCATGGCCACCCCGCAGGCCGAGATGTGCGGCAATCTCGTCGACGACAACTGCGACGGCGTGGTGGACGACGGGTGCAGCGCGGGCCCGCCGGCTTGCGCGCACGATCCGTGCACGCCCGGCGACGAGCTCGATCCGCTCTGCGACCCCTGCGTGAACGCCGTTTGCCTGATCGACAAGACGTGCTGCAAGTCGTCGTGGGACGTCTTCTGCGTGGGCACGGCGCAGATACATTGCGCCTGCCCCTGA
- a CDS encoding saccharopine dehydrogenase family protein has product MTTEREYDVVLFGATGFTGRLTAHYLAETSRKTPLRWALAGRSKEKLEGVQREIASVLPQGSPLPLLEASSDDAASLARMARSARVVLTTVGPYALHGEPLVEACIREGADYVDLTGEPSFVNRLIERHDEDARKAGVRIVNCCGFDSIPHDLGALYTVQKLPKGEPITLEGFVRTTGSFSGGTWQSLLNEMGGVGFAAGNARPWAKDPLPGGRVVEELRPRVRKEPELGGWACPMPSIDPQIVLRSARALDVYGPDFRYGHNLVFSSPLVLAGVTLGMGAIVGLSQIGPARKLLSRLRPSGEGPSAEQRARSWFEVTFRGRSSSHRVLTRVSGGDPGYGETSKMIAESALCLAFDRDRLPPHVGVVTPAAGMGDVLIERLQAAGIRFEVLEG; this is encoded by the coding sequence ATGACGACCGAGCGCGAATACGACGTGGTCCTCTTCGGCGCGACCGGCTTCACCGGCCGCCTCACCGCCCATTACCTCGCCGAGACGTCGAGGAAAACGCCCCTCCGCTGGGCTCTCGCCGGCCGCAGCAAGGAAAAACTCGAAGGGGTCCAGCGCGAGATCGCATCCGTCCTGCCCCAGGGTTCGCCCCTCCCGCTTCTCGAAGCGAGCTCCGACGACGCCGCCTCGCTCGCGCGCATGGCCCGATCCGCCCGGGTCGTGCTCACCACCGTGGGGCCTTATGCCCTCCACGGCGAGCCGCTCGTCGAGGCCTGCATTCGCGAGGGCGCTGATTACGTCGACCTGACGGGCGAGCCGAGCTTCGTGAATCGCCTGATCGAGCGGCACGATGAGGACGCGCGCAAGGCAGGCGTTCGTATCGTGAATTGCTGCGGCTTCGACAGCATCCCGCACGACCTCGGCGCGCTCTACACGGTGCAGAAGCTCCCGAAGGGCGAGCCGATCACGCTCGAAGGGTTCGTGCGCACGACCGGGTCGTTCTCGGGCGGCACGTGGCAATCGCTGCTCAACGAAATGGGCGGCGTGGGCTTCGCCGCCGGGAACGCGCGCCCCTGGGCCAAAGATCCGCTGCCCGGCGGCCGTGTCGTCGAGGAGCTGCGCCCGCGCGTGCGCAAGGAGCCCGAGCTCGGCGGCTGGGCTTGCCCCATGCCGTCGATCGACCCGCAGATCGTCCTGCGCAGCGCCCGCGCGCTCGACGTGTACGGCCCCGATTTCCGGTATGGCCACAACCTCGTCTTTTCTTCGCCCCTGGTGCTCGCGGGCGTCACGCTCGGGATGGGCGCGATCGTGGGGCTCTCGCAGATCGGCCCGGCGCGCAAGCTGCTCTCGCGGCTCCGCCCCTCGGGGGAGGGCCCGAGCGCAGAGCAACGCGCGCGGAGCTGGTTCGAGGTCACGTTCCGCGGGCGGAGCTCGAGCCACCGCGTGCTCACGCGGGTGAGCGGCGGGGATCCCGGGTATGGCGAGACCTCGAAGATGATCGCGGAGAGCGCGTTGTGCCTCGCGTTCGATCGGGATCGGCTCCCGCCGCACGTCGGCGTCGTGACGCCGGCCGCGGGCATGGGCGATGTGTTGATCGAGCGGCTCCAGGCGGCGGGGATCCGGTTCGAGGTGCTGGAAGGCTGA
- a CDS encoding 3-oxoacyl-ACP synthase III family protein codes for MTTSAGMRSLAITFPAGLKTNDYWRRHYPQMLGAAVEKRNVWAAPEEPREAPDAFDAEMAKYLDDPFRGARERRVLLPHENAMSIELRAATMALGAAGIARAEVDLVIACSLFHDVMGIGHATFLAGELGLRSAAWNLETACSGAFALFETACALVRAGQYRNVLGVVSCTYSRSVEEHDTMSWFSGDGAGAFVVSEVPAGEGLVASAMLHSAETCKAFLLDVVDDPKRGKQVVRLRSDRSASKVLRQVSEPYLRKTADMALEKAGLRMSDIDWLVVNTPTAWYASFCARVLDFDRARTIDTFPRYANCGPALMPVNLYTAAAELPIRRGDLVLLHTVGSASSSGSAIVRWGDVALGPSPGLPLEVL; via the coding sequence ATGACTACCTCCGCAGGGATGCGATCCCTCGCCATCACATTCCCCGCTGGCCTGAAGACGAACGATTACTGGCGCCGCCACTACCCGCAGATGCTCGGCGCGGCCGTGGAGAAACGGAACGTGTGGGCGGCGCCCGAGGAGCCACGGGAGGCTCCGGACGCATTCGACGCCGAAATGGCGAAGTACCTCGACGACCCGTTCCGCGGGGCCCGGGAGCGGCGCGTGCTCCTTCCGCACGAGAATGCGATGTCGATCGAGCTGCGCGCCGCGACGATGGCCCTCGGGGCCGCCGGAATCGCACGCGCGGAGGTGGACCTCGTCATCGCGTGCTCGCTCTTTCACGACGTGATGGGGATCGGCCACGCCACGTTCCTCGCCGGCGAGCTCGGCCTCCGCTCGGCCGCGTGGAACCTGGAGACCGCGTGCTCGGGCGCGTTCGCCCTCTTCGAGACCGCGTGTGCGCTCGTGCGCGCGGGGCAATACCGGAACGTGCTCGGCGTCGTCTCGTGCACGTATTCGCGCTCGGTCGAGGAGCACGATACGATGTCGTGGTTTTCGGGCGACGGCGCCGGGGCGTTCGTGGTCTCCGAGGTGCCGGCGGGCGAAGGGCTCGTCGCCTCGGCAATGCTGCACAGCGCCGAGACGTGCAAGGCCTTCCTGCTCGACGTCGTCGACGATCCGAAGCGCGGCAAGCAGGTGGTCCGGCTCCGCTCGGATCGGAGCGCGAGCAAGGTCCTGCGCCAGGTCTCCGAGCCGTATCTCCGAAAGACGGCCGACATGGCCCTCGAAAAGGCGGGGCTCCGGATGTCGGACATCGACTGGCTCGTCGTGAACACCCCGACGGCGTGGTATGCCTCGTTTTGCGCGCGTGTCCTCGATTTCGATCGGGCGCGCACCATCGACACGTTCCCGCGGTATGCGAACTGCGGCCCTGCGCTGATGCCCGTGAACCTGTATACGGCCGCGGCCGAGCTGCCGATCCGGCGCGGGGATCTGGTCCTCTTGCACACCGTCGGCAGCGCGTCGAGTTCGGGCTCGGCGATCGTTCGCTGGGGCGACGTTGCGCTCGGCCCCTCGCCTGGTCTGCCGCTCGAGGTTTTGTAA
- a CDS encoding SDR family oxidoreductase, translating to MRVLIPGIGGVLGQRVARRLLEQGHEVIGIDRRPWHDAPPGIELHNVDIRKRAAEDVFRKKRPQAVIHMATVTHLVEKTAERYKINLGGTRAVFEHCRDWGVEHAIFVGRHTYYGAAADSPLYHKEEDPPMAVTTFPELSDLVAADLYACTALWRLPNLCTTVLRMVYTLGPTGHGTLATFLRGRHVPMVLGFDPLFHFMHEEDVATAICLALEKRLQGVYNVAGPQPVPLSVVVRGTGRSPIPLPEIAFRAALGRFGLPRLPPGALAHIKYPVVVDSEAFRAATGFVHQVDEVRAMQEYRDAFPVRG from the coding sequence ATGAGGGTTCTCATTCCGGGCATCGGGGGCGTGCTCGGTCAGCGCGTCGCGCGCCGCCTGCTCGAGCAGGGGCACGAGGTCATCGGGATCGATCGCCGGCCGTGGCACGACGCGCCGCCCGGCATCGAGCTGCACAACGTGGACATCCGCAAGCGCGCGGCCGAGGACGTCTTCCGCAAGAAGCGGCCCCAGGCGGTCATTCACATGGCCACCGTCACCCACCTCGTCGAGAAGACCGCGGAGCGCTACAAGATCAACCTCGGCGGCACGCGCGCCGTCTTCGAGCATTGTCGCGATTGGGGCGTCGAGCACGCGATCTTCGTCGGGCGACACACCTATTACGGCGCGGCGGCGGATTCGCCGCTGTATCACAAGGAAGAGGACCCGCCGATGGCGGTGACGACCTTCCCGGAGCTCTCCGACCTCGTCGCGGCCGATCTGTATGCGTGCACGGCGCTCTGGCGACTGCCCAATTTGTGCACGACGGTCCTCCGGATGGTGTACACGCTCGGGCCCACGGGGCACGGCACGCTCGCCACGTTCCTGCGCGGGCGGCACGTGCCCATGGTCCTCGGATTCGATCCGCTGTTTCATTTCATGCACGAGGAGGACGTGGCGACGGCGATCTGCCTCGCGCTCGAGAAGCGGCTGCAGGGCGTCTACAACGTCGCGGGGCCGCAGCCGGTGCCACTCTCCGTGGTCGTTCGCGGGACGGGGCGATCGCCCATTCCGCTCCCCGAAATCGCCTTCCGCGCGGCGCTCGGCCGCTTCGGCTTGCCCCGCCTGCCGCCGGGCGCGCTCGCGCACATCAAATATCCGGTCGTGGTCGACAGCGAGGCATTTCGCGCGGCCACGGGGTTCGTCCACCAGGTGGACGAGGTCCGGGCGATGCAGGAATATCGGGACGCGTTCCCGGTGCGGGGATAG
- a CDS encoding thiamine pyrophosphate-dependent enzyme, translating to MNHAPPPIPRFGPGAPRASVSEVLAAFLASLGVEVAYGLGGGSIVPFCHALARSRVRVLHCRHESGAAFAALEESLAKDQPTVVFATAGPGITNAITGLAAARIEGAKVVLVSGGTSPSQRDRGAAQETTARTLPAGLLCDGPLFHYATTLEHPAQLPVILRRLSVGARAVEGFVAHIHLPLSVQSAMFEGPALAETNALPGPAPSAEAVDAVAKILTEEPCALWVGYGARKSVPLVRALAERRSMLVMCSPRAKGIFPEDHPLSIGTTGVGSHARVASCLKAAGIRRTLVLGTRLWECTSFWRQDLVPPGGFLHVDVNPAVFGAAYPSAETLGVQAEIGAFLSALLPRLPAREGAPPALPPMARPAPLDPLAEGSVRPRFLFEAVQRVVVESSDAPVLTEAGSAFVWGNHVLRFQEPGRYRSGLHFGSMGHATTGVLGAAHARGKAAVALVGDGSMLMLEEVSTAVRYGIPAIWVVLNDRQYGIVEHGMRASGYDPVETTLPDTDFSLVARGLGALGARVEREEELEAALGAALAAGKPFVVDVRVDPEERPPITSRVRSLEAQTAKESFSP from the coding sequence ATGAACCACGCACCTCCCCCGATCCCTCGCTTCGGGCCCGGAGCGCCCCGCGCGTCCGTATCCGAGGTCCTGGCCGCGTTCCTCGCGAGCCTCGGCGTGGAGGTCGCGTACGGTCTCGGCGGCGGCTCCATCGTCCCGTTCTGCCACGCGCTCGCGCGGAGCCGGGTGCGCGTCCTGCACTGCCGCCACGAGTCCGGCGCGGCGTTCGCGGCGCTCGAAGAGAGCCTCGCCAAGGATCAGCCGACCGTGGTCTTCGCGACGGCCGGCCCCGGGATCACGAATGCGATCACGGGGCTCGCCGCCGCCCGCATCGAGGGCGCGAAGGTCGTGCTCGTCTCCGGCGGCACCTCGCCCTCGCAGCGCGACCGCGGCGCCGCCCAGGAGACGACCGCGAGGACCCTCCCCGCGGGCCTGCTCTGCGACGGCCCCCTCTTCCACTACGCGACGACCCTGGAGCATCCCGCCCAGCTCCCGGTCATCCTGCGACGGTTGAGCGTCGGCGCGCGTGCCGTGGAGGGGTTCGTCGCGCACATCCATTTGCCGCTGAGCGTGCAGTCGGCGATGTTCGAGGGCCCGGCCCTCGCCGAGACGAATGCGCTGCCCGGCCCGGCGCCGTCCGCCGAGGCCGTCGACGCCGTGGCGAAGATCCTCACGGAAGAGCCTTGCGCGTTATGGGTAGGTTATGGCGCGCGAAAATCCGTTCCGCTGGTCCGCGCCCTCGCCGAGCGGCGCTCGATGCTCGTGATGTGCTCGCCGCGCGCCAAGGGCATTTTCCCCGAAGATCACCCGCTCTCCATCGGGACCACGGGCGTCGGGAGCCATGCGCGCGTGGCGTCGTGCCTGAAGGCGGCGGGCATCCGCCGCACCCTCGTGCTCGGCACGCGCCTGTGGGAATGCACGTCGTTCTGGCGGCAGGATCTCGTGCCGCCGGGCGGCTTCCTTCACGTGGACGTCAATCCCGCGGTGTTCGGCGCGGCCTATCCCTCCGCGGAGACGCTCGGCGTGCAGGCCGAGATCGGCGCATTTTTATCGGCATTGCTCCCGCGGCTGCCGGCACGTGAAGGCGCGCCGCCCGCCCTGCCCCCCATGGCGAGGCCCGCGCCGCTGGATCCGCTTGCGGAAGGGTCGGTCCGGCCGCGTTTCCTTTTCGAGGCGGTGCAACGCGTCGTGGTCGAGTCCTCCGACGCGCCCGTGCTCACGGAGGCGGGCAGCGCATTCGTGTGGGGCAACCACGTGCTCCGGTTCCAGGAGCCGGGGCGATATCGCTCGGGGCTCCATTTCGGATCGATGGGCCACGCTACGACGGGCGTCCTCGGGGCCGCGCACGCGCGGGGCAAGGCGGCGGTCGCGCTCGTGGGCGACGGCTCGATGCTCATGCTGGAGGAGGTGAGCACGGCCGTGCGGTACGGCATCCCGGCGATATGGGTGGTCTTGAACGATCGCCAATACGGCATCGTCGAGCACGGCATGCGCGCGTCGGGGTACGATCCGGTGGAGACGACGCTGCCCGATACGGATTTTTCGCTGGTAGCAAGGGGGCTCGGGGCGCTCGGGGCGAGGGTCGAGCGGGAGGAGGAGCTCGAAGCGGCGCTCGGGGCGGCGCTCGCTGCGGGAAAACCCTTCGTGGTGGACGTCCGGGTGGACCCGGAGGAACGACCGCCCATCACGAGCCGTGTCCGAAGCCTGGAGGCGCAAACCGCCAAGGAGAGCTTTTCCCCATGA
- a CDS encoding FAD-binding oxidoreductase has protein sequence MSERERSHWAWGYTDAFPDEPGREALAAQVGALLGREVSLRPLPTLESARLSDPRVLPPVSLAPISSAAPKDRILHTYGKGYRDLVRAYRGDFSVAPDWVSFPRSEEDIEQLLAHCAVEGIAVIPYGGGTSVVGGIEASVGDRPRGVVSLDLRRLDRVLEIEPVSRSARIQAGATGPVLEEQLAPHGLTLRHFPQSFEFSTLGGWIATRAGGHFATLYTHIDDLVSSIRMITPAGTWASRRLPASGAGPNPDRLALGSEGILGVITEAWVRLQARPRYRASASVTFPRFADGVRACRMLAQSGLYPSNCRLLDRTDALLGGVFVDGEAVLLLAFESADHPLGPSMDRALVITAEAGGICPEGPVFREERGEGARAQATYKQSFFRAPYLQSALVSLGVLADTFETACTWDRFEALDAAVHEAVLPALQRALGGGVLARRFTHVYPDGPAPYYTFIGPARDGHELETWAAIKDAASHAILASGGTITHHHAVGRVHRPYFRAERPEPFEAALRAAKRAVDPAGIMNPGALFEPDER, from the coding sequence ATGAGCGAGCGTGAGCGAAGCCATTGGGCGTGGGGATACACGGACGCTTTTCCGGACGAACCCGGGCGAGAGGCCCTCGCGGCGCAGGTCGGCGCCCTCCTCGGCCGGGAGGTTTCCCTGCGGCCCTTGCCGACCCTCGAATCCGCGCGCCTTTCGGACCCCCGCGTCCTGCCGCCCGTCTCCCTCGCGCCGATCTCCTCGGCCGCGCCGAAGGACCGGATCCTCCACACGTACGGCAAAGGGTATCGCGACCTCGTCCGGGCCTACCGCGGTGATTTTTCGGTCGCCCCCGACTGGGTGAGCTTTCCCCGGTCCGAGGAGGACATCGAACAATTGCTCGCCCATTGCGCGGTCGAGGGCATCGCCGTGATCCCGTACGGTGGCGGCACGAGCGTGGTCGGAGGCATCGAGGCGAGCGTGGGGGATCGCCCGCGCGGCGTGGTCTCGCTCGACCTGCGGCGGCTCGATCGGGTGCTCGAAATCGAGCCCGTCTCGCGATCGGCGCGTATTCAGGCCGGCGCGACGGGCCCCGTCCTCGAAGAGCAGCTCGCCCCGCACGGGCTCACGCTCCGCCATTTCCCGCAGAGCTTCGAGTTCTCGACCCTCGGCGGCTGGATCGCGACGCGCGCGGGCGGCCATTTCGCGACGCTGTACACCCATATCGACGATCTCGTCTCCTCCATCCGGATGATCACGCCCGCCGGCACCTGGGCGAGCCGCAGGCTCCCGGCCTCGGGCGCGGGACCGAACCCGGATCGGCTCGCGCTCGGCTCCGAGGGGATCCTCGGCGTCATCACGGAGGCGTGGGTGCGCCTGCAGGCGCGGCCCCGGTATCGGGCCTCGGCGAGCGTGACGTTCCCGCGCTTCGCGGACGGCGTCCGGGCGTGCCGGATGCTCGCGCAATCGGGCCTGTATCCCTCGAATTGCCGCTTGCTCGATCGCACGGACGCCCTGCTCGGCGGCGTGTTCGTCGACGGCGAAGCCGTGCTGCTCCTCGCCTTCGAATCGGCGGATCACCCGCTCGGGCCCTCGATGGACCGGGCCCTCGTGATCACGGCCGAGGCCGGCGGCATTTGTCCCGAGGGACCGGTTTTCCGCGAAGAGCGTGGGGAAGGGGCGCGGGCGCAGGCGACGTACAAGCAATCGTTTTTTCGGGCGCCGTATCTGCAGAGCGCGCTCGTCTCCCTCGGCGTCCTCGCGGACACGTTCGAGACGGCGTGCACGTGGGACAGGTTCGAGGCGCTCGACGCCGCCGTGCACGAGGCCGTGCTCCCGGCATTGCAACGCGCTCTGGGCGGCGGCGTGCTCGCGCGGCGTTTCACCCACGTGTATCCGGACGGACCCGCGCCGTATTACACGTTCATCGGCCCCGCGCGGGACGGCCACGAGCTCGAGACGTGGGCGGCCATCAAGGACGCCGCGAGCCACGCGATTCTCGCGTCGGGCGGCACCATCACGCATCATCACGCCGTCGGCCGCGTGCACCGCCCCTACTTTCGCGCCGAGCGGCCCGAGCCATTCGAAGCCGCGCTCCGCGCCGCGAAACGCGCCGTCGACCCTGCCGGAATCATGAACCCCGGCGCGCTCTTCGAGCCCGACGAACGCTGA
- a CDS encoding lysophospholipid acyltransferase family protein gives MSLLIDPEIAARVDRLELPFNTYGVDPYGASKQHLARLFTAFRFFYRHYFTVGVEGIEHVPVRGRAMLVGNHSGGIAIDGAMVITSCFFEREPPRLAQGMAEKFMAQTPFMGLFATRSGQLTGLVETAEHLLHDERLLMIFPEGARGTAKLYPERNTLVHFGSGFMRLAMKTRTPIIPFGFVGGGEAIPTIANSYALGKLFGAPYVPITPWGVALPAPVRLELTYSAPMTFEGSGTEEDEVIEGYVEQVKQRIAGLIEVGRERRRKALAWSRGAEDEARIEGEPASTKEEQR, from the coding sequence GTGTCCTTGCTCATCGATCCGGAGATCGCCGCCCGCGTCGACCGCCTCGAGTTGCCCTTCAACACCTACGGTGTCGATCCCTACGGCGCCTCGAAGCAGCACCTCGCTCGGCTGTTCACGGCCTTCCGGTTCTTCTACCGCCATTACTTCACCGTCGGCGTGGAGGGCATCGAGCACGTCCCCGTCCGCGGCCGCGCCATGCTCGTCGGCAACCACTCGGGCGGCATCGCGATCGATGGCGCCATGGTGATCACGTCCTGCTTCTTCGAACGCGAGCCGCCCCGGCTCGCCCAGGGCATGGCCGAGAAGTTCATGGCCCAAACGCCGTTCATGGGGCTCTTCGCCACGCGCAGCGGGCAGCTCACCGGGCTCGTGGAGACGGCCGAGCACCTGCTCCACGACGAGCGCCTGCTCATGATCTTCCCGGAAGGCGCCCGGGGCACCGCGAAGCTTTATCCCGAGCGCAACACGCTCGTCCATTTCGGATCGGGCTTCATGCGCCTCGCCATGAAGACACGGACGCCCATCATTCCGTTCGGGTTCGTCGGCGGCGGCGAGGCCATTCCCACGATCGCGAATTCGTATGCCCTCGGAAAGCTCTTCGGCGCGCCCTACGTCCCGATCACGCCCTGGGGCGTCGCGCTCCCGGCGCCCGTGCGGCTCGAGCTCACGTATTCGGCGCCCATGACGTTCGAAGGGTCGGGGACCGAGGAGGACGAGGTCATCGAGGGCTACGTCGAGCAGGTGAAGCAGCGGATCGCCGGCCTCATCGAGGTGGGCCGGGAGAGACGGCGCAAGGCGCTCGCCTGGTCGCGCGGGGCAGAGGACGAGGCCCGGATCGAGGGTGAGCCGGCAAGCACGAAGGAGGAGCAGCGATGA